The Lolium perenne isolate Kyuss_39 unplaced genomic scaffold, Kyuss_2.0 unplaced97, whole genome shotgun sequence DNA window TTTTGTCTCTTCTGGATGTTCCATCTGCAGGTTACACTGTTGTCTAACCATCATATATTTGCAGGATGGTTGATGTGGTGTGGTGGGCAGCGTAaaggaatttgtcgaggttgccaATATGATTGAGGCAGCGGATGCGACTCGGCAGAACAAGAATGTGTGTTAGCAGATTAGAGATCGCACAGATTGTCGTAGTGCCACGCTGTCAAAGCTTGTTCATGGTGGTGCAGAGAAGGACCCCACAGATTGATTTAGCATGCCATGTGATTGTGAGAGCAGAGTGCTTGTGTTCGTATTGGAGAGGGAAATTATTTATTTCCCATTCGGCCATATCCAATCCCCCCTGGCGAACCGCCGCTTGCGGAGTGTTCTCTGCGCATCTTCTCTAGCGAGGGAAACAAGCTACTGCGGCTTCAATTACTCATGTAGCATGGTAATTCCATTTCCTCCATGTCCTTTTTCTGTTCATTTTGTATTGCAGCTCCTTTCGAGAATGCTCCCAGCTAGAATATATAGTCTCTGTCATGTTCCACATTGGATGTGTGTATGTATGCTTGGAGATACTTGGTGTACGGTTGGTTTACTTTCTTTAATGACTGGTGTACTGTGTGTGATATCATGCAAAGATAATGTCCACAATTGTGTATATGCATATATAGCAGGGGGTTTGGTTCAGCAATGCTCGAGCTTTATATAACTGTAGTGATAGCAACCAAtgattgttcatttaatttttgaCATGGTTTGAGGAGTAACCAATAGATGGGTCTTCTTTTTCTTGCACGGAGTAGGATCTGATATTCTTCGTTCATAATTTGGCATTGTGATCACTCTTCTGTTGGGTAAAAAACATTGCTCCTTCCATGAGTAGGGTCAGCAAACTCCCCTGAAATTTTTCTTTAGTTTTATTAGTTGCAAGGTTGTGACCATTACTCATAGCAGAACTAGGATTTGTGCTAAAATCTGGTCTCTACATATTTTTCTAGCATTTTGTGCTGCCAATGCTCAAGATTACCATCTTTGTGAAGCTCGAGCCCAGAAGTGGAAGGCAAATGCCGGCGATGGTGTAGGTGCTGCATATGATGCTCACCTTTGAGGAGAGGGTCTTTGATTGGTCGTTGCAGGTAATGCATGGTCTAATTACGGGAAATCTGCAGGACTAAATCGTTCTTTGGCATTAACTTTCGCTAGCATTTATTTTTATGCAGATATGGATACTAGCAGCGAGCTGAGGTTAGTTAAGAACATGTTGATAATCAATATGGATGTGAAAGATAACCATGAAGAAGCCAGTGTTGGGTGAAGCTTGGAATGGGAGAgaatggaatggaaccattccattctagTGTCATGGAACCATTCCATCCTTGTGTTCGGTTCCGACAAAAAATTGTCATGGAACCATTCCATCCATGTGTTCGGTTTTGAAATGGGATGAGAATGGAATGGCTAGAAGTGGCATGTGGTCACCTTTTTAACAGGAATGGTGAGCTTACCACTGCTGTGTGCGATTTTTATTATCACAATATTAATCGCAATTTTAACAGCACCTTGCctatattttcaataataaagATCAGCAAATATATATTCACAATGAACAAGCATATTCGAACAACACAACACAGATTTCAAATCAAATAACATATAGTCATCCAACTAGTCCAACTTCATTGCAAAGTAGTCCAAATAGTCCAACATTCATCCAAAAGAATGACATAGTAGTTCATGCCACAGATTTCAACAATGTCTAGTTCATGGCGTAGTAGTTATCCAAAAGCATAGTTGCCTACGGGCATTACATCATTACAGTCCATATATCATAATAGGTACCAAACATAGCCTAAAGGTAATTGAAGTTCATACCATCACTTCAATTCAGATTATAGACCATTCCAAATTCCCTCTCCATGAACCTACTCACCCAGACCAACTTGTTTTGCTTGCTAAGAGTCATGAATGCTTTTGCAATCTTGGGCCTCTCAACTAGATGAGCATAATAATGAGCCATGTGCTCATCTTTAAATCCTTTCAGTTCATCCAACGCATCCCACAAGCCATCAGGTACATCATCACCATCTCCACCTGACTTGATAAGAGCTTCAGCCATCATCTTGAACCCATCTTGGAGAGTGGTGACTAATGGATCATCTTCCTTATGCACAAGCTTGGCCTTCTTCTTCGGTGGTGCTTTGCCTGCCGACTCGCCCATGTTTGGCGATGTGTTCAGCTCACTCTGTTGGCCTTCATCTTCAAGATCGATAGACAAGGGGTCATTCCCAGACTTGGCATACTTCCCTGTTGCTGTAGTGGACCCAAAGATTGTTTCCATTGCACGGTAGTGCTCAATTGGGGTATTCAAGAATGGGATATCAGGTTTGTTGTTCTACAAAAAATGCACAAGTGAGAAGCACATAGTACACATAACTTCATGGTAGTAAATAGCATGTAATAGATAAAACTTACGGCGCAATGCCCTGCGTAGTGTTCCTCGCTAAGTCGAATAGTGCAAGTATCCTCATCCCATAGAGCTCCACTCAGATTTTTCAACTGGATCAGCCTGCCCCaaatcttcctccacttcttgagGTGGTTGCTAATCTGTTCATGATTCAATGATAGCTTGAAATGTTCATTCAGAACCTGAGCACATTGGTTGTGGTGACACTGCTTGAAACCACTTGATGTTCTTTTACCACTAGCCACAAGGTCAGCCAAAAAGCCAAGCATCATGGTGGACATAGAATTGGTCCAGCATACCAGCGATTGGCCTTGCTTCCAGTTGCAGTCTgagtgttgcttgcacttgtacccTGCGTCATGCTCACAGTTGCACCCTGCGTGTTGCTCGCACTTGCATCGGTGCTTTCAAAATTGTCCATTTCTGTCCAACAATGAAATAggagcataaatatgatgtaaaacttGACAAATACATGGTTTCAATATACAAAATGGACCATACTGTCCAGCAATGAAATAtgagcataaatatgatgtaaaacttGACAAATACATGATTTCAATATACAAAATGGACCATACTGTCCAGCAATGAAATAtgagcataaatatgatgtaaaacttGACAAATACATGATTTCAATATACAAAATGGACCATACTGTCCAGCAATGAAATAGGAGCATAAATATGATGGAGAACTTCACAAATACATGGTTTCAATTACATAAAATGGACCATGGTTTCAATACACAAAATGCATACATAAATAACACTTCAAATACATGGTTTTGACGCACTCAATGACCATACATGATCTGCCTATCCGCCCACATTTGGGTAGCAATTTGTTGCCTACGGTCAACTGTGGCTCTATGGTCTCTTGCTTGCTGAGTTTGTGACCGGATTGGTTGGGCGGTCCAAGTTACCTCCGGTAAGATGAATTCATCAATTCCTTGAGATAGTGCATAATTGTGAAGAACACAACAAGCTACAACAATGTCAACTTGTACCGGAAAGGGAAAGAATGGTTTGGCATCATCTAAAATCTTGAATCTTCTCTTGAGGGATCCAAAAGCTCGCTCTACAGCTATACGTAGAGATGAGTGCCTAAGGTTGAAAAGTTCTTCCGCATTTTGGACGGGATTGTTGCCCCACTCGTTCAAATGGTATCTCACATTACGGAACGGTGGGATGAAGCCAGGCTTGGCTCCATATCCGGCATCAACTAGGTAATATTTTCCTATAAAAAAGACACAAGTTGGTGACAATTTTTTGGACAATATAGGGACAATCATATGTAAGTCAATTTGTTACCTTCTGGTACTTGCAGTCCTCTCTCACGCCCTAATGCATCAGCTAAAACGTTTGCATCATGTGCTGTCCCCTCCCACCCAGCCAACACATATGTGAACCGGAGGTCAAAATCTACCGCTGCCATCACATTTTGAGTAGGAAAAGGCTTCCTACCACGAAATGAATCTTCCACATCTTTAACAACAGATGCTCGCACATGTGTACCATCAATAGCTCCAATACAATCCTATATAGTGGAAGAAATGTCAATACTCTGGGTGAATACAATCCTACGTAGGTAAGTAATGGTTTTGGTATATACCTTAAAATATGGGTCAAACCGAGGATTTCCTGCTATCTTTTCTGGGGTCTCCGATGAAGGTGGCCTGATATATTCATTACGCAGCTCACCAATGGCATGAAGGACTTGCCTAAAATATATGCTAGTTGTGCTGAACGATCTACCAAAATTTGTTGAAACAACTCTATTTCGAAGATTATGTCCAATGGTATGCAAGAACATTGCCACTTGCTGTTCCACACATAAATGGACAGTATTTTCTAGCAAATTGCGTTCTCTCATTATCTCACACAGCCTAAAGAAAGAAGCTCTGTTAAACCGCAACATGTTTATACAAGTCACATCTGAGTGCCATATTTTACTAGTGAGATACTCAATTCTCATCCGATCTCTTTCATGCATTGGCCCATAGGAAATACGTGGTCTTCTCTTTCTTTTTAAGACCCGAACAGCTACAACAATCGCAGCCCAAACCACAAAAACAGCAGCTCCCCTAATCAGCCTTTTCCTTTTATCCATGCTTTTGCCCATCTACAATGCATTTATAAATAATTTATACACTCTTAATAAAGGAGATACATGCATATGAACAATTATTCACTGCAAATAAGGAAGATTCATGCATATAAGCAATTATTCAATGCAAATAAAGAACATTCCAGTCTAAATGATCTACAGACAGACACATTTTACACTCCTAATCAGTCACAATTAGTCCAAAAACGGCATCCGGCATCCAACAACGCTTCCAATCAGTCACAATTTTTTGTTGATAGGCAATCAGTCACAATTAAACATGCATAGGGCGGAGCTGGGAGGGAGGCCATACCTGCCGTTGGAGCCGAGGCGAGCGGCGCCGGCGAGGGTGGAGGTGGCGGCGCCGGCGCGGGTGGAGGTCGCGGCGCCGGCGGGGGTGGAGGTCGCGGCGCCGGCGCGGGTGGAGGTCGCGGCGCCCGGCGGGGGTGGAGGGTCGCGGCGCGCGGCGCGGGTGGAGGGTCGCGGCGCTGGCGGGGGGTGGACGTGGCGGCGCTGGCGGAGGTGGACGTGGCGGCGCCGGCGGGCGTGGAGGTGGCGGCACCGGCGGGGGCACTGCGGGTGCGGGGGTGGAGGCGCAGGCGCGGCTCGGTCGCGAGAGGAGGAGACGGGGTCGAGAGAATGAGCGGTGACGGGAAGATAagattggtttttcttttttttttaatcGGCCTCGTTCTCGCTCGTTCCACCTCGTCCGGCCGATTTGGCCGGATGGGTGCATCCCGCATCTATAGCGAATATTCCCATCTGAGGAACCAGCCCATCCCATTCCATCACGAAACCGAACACGAGAATGGCTCAAAGGAACGGAACCGTTCCATTCTATTCCCCCATATTCTGCAACCGAACAGAGATTTGTGTCagaaggtattgaaacaacacaacacTTATAGCGTGCATACCTTTCATTGATTTGTTAATCACCAATTAACATATATCTTTGTGTAGTTTTGTGAAAATGGATTTTATCGAGATTTTGCAGAGAAAAATGGGCCAGTTTCTACTCATAAACTCATATATAGTGACAAACTACTTTATAGGGCCTCTGGCCACTTTGGGCGCCATATGCTAAATGAGATAGGGCAATGTATACATCAAATATGAAATTATAGAAATGGTTTATTTTCAAGTAAATAAATACTaaacggcgatgaagctccagaacATCTAAATCACATTGCAACTTTGCTCCTTTGATTGCGAGTAACATAAATAATGAGAAGTGAGTATCCTGATCTTTGAGATCCTAACCATACTGATTACTGCATTTGCGAGGGTGCTAGAATGGTTTTTTGTGAGGGTGAGGCTTGGATTTATTTCATTGCTTAATTGCAtccttctctgtgtatggctacATTTAAACTAAGTAGAACATGGGTTTATATTTTTTTGGGACAAGTAGCTCTGAGTTATGGGTGACATGAAATGTGAAAACAGAGTTTCAGCATGAATGCACATGGGTTTATATTTTTTGTGCTCGCTAAGATGATGGACTATCTCTTCTCATAGTGCGGGTTATCATTCTCTAATTTTTGATCAGTTGGTACTAGGTTGTCATTTTCTCATTTTTATTGGTTAAGGTGTTCTATGTAAGATAAGATGAAGTTCTACAGAAGATTGGACCCAATTGTAGCAAGTAATGGCTATAACATTTTCAGATATGAACCATAGTAAAATTGAGGGACCTTGCTATttgttccaagaaaaatactcttTCAGTCCTTACATGTGATTTTCTTACAGGTTCTCTTTGTTCTGCACTGTATGCAAAATTGAATCGGTAGTTCCTGCAGAGTTATGTTGAGTTCAAAATAAGCATGACCTAAAATAAGCATGCCGATCACTGTTCAAGCTGCCCACCAACTTCTTGGCAGTAACATAGTGATATCTGGACAATTTACGTGGCTAGCATACTAGATATATACATTTCTATTCTATTGGTTCTGTAAATCAGAGAATGAAATACAAGAGTGTATGATTTTTCAGTTCTAGATATCCTCTAATATTAGAAAAAATTGGTTTGCTCGCAGGTTCAGGTTCAGAAAAATTACGTGGCTATATGGCTGTAGTGGAGGCGTGCCATTTTCATCTCTCAAACAATGTCGATAGAGTGCATGTAGGCAATTTGTGTGGGGAACAATTACAAGCACATTTGGAGAGTAGATGTGATGCAATCTAGAAACTCTCAAAACAAGGCTTCAGAGTCTAGGCTATAACGACATGGGTTTAGGTGAGGGATTTTTTCCCTTTTATCTTCTATTCACTTTGCACGAGTCAACTTCAGAATTTATTGTCGTGATTCGTGATTTTGATTATACACTACCTTCTGAAGCTTCGATGTTTACAGTACCTATATAAGTATCAGATTGAACATTAATGTTTTGGAGCGTCTAATCTACTAATTAACCTGAGACCTATTGTACAAAGGCAATCACTATTCACTATAACTTACGAAGGTAGAAAGCTTTATCCTTTCATCATTTTAGGTAAACTTGGCTCAAATTAGTAGAGTAATCGAACATTCGAAACTACCTCCTCCACATGGATAGTACTTGCCTAATGCTTTCCTTGCTACAGGACTGCAATTTTCAGAAGTGGGTCTGCTTTCTAGCTGAACCTTTTTCCAGGTTTTTTACTATGGAACAGAACCTTGTTTCTTCATTTATGAAAATATCCCATCAGCCCTATTAGGCTATTAGCTACTATTTTTCTTTTGATTGTCCAGCTATACTTTTACTTGACTATAGGCTGTTCAGAACTTGGAATTCAGCTGCTCTATTCTGAATAGTGTGGTATGCAAGAAGAGCTAACTCTACCATGTATCTTGGCATATTCTTAATTTTTTTCTCCTTGATTCTTTTGCAGTGTCAGCACATACCAGAAAAAAATGTGTGTAACTGTTCCCTAGCTGGAGGAAGGGGCACCAAGTGGTGCCATGTATCTTGCACCACTTTCTTCTCATGTGAAGAGGTCTGTTTCGAAGCTATATTTGTAGTTTTATCAATGTATCCTTGGAAATGGCATGCCTTTATTGTCCGGTTAGTACCTGTTTGTGCTTTTCATCTTAATGCGGTGTTAGCTAGCTCTATCTGAGCCTTCTTTTAGGTACTTCCTGCTTGGTGTTAAACAAATAAATAGGTGTATGTAGTCAAGGATATTCTCTGGTTTTACTCTAAATATTTTGCATGTCCTGTCCTAGAACGTGGTCTTCCTTTAGATTTTATCTCCATTTGCTTGGTTAGTTCTTCCATTATAACATAATTTTAGCTGTCGATTAGACTTCTTTGTAGTTATCCCCATTTGCTTAGGTAGTTCTTCCATTATATATATGATTCCTTGCTCTTGCTCTATGCACATTTCCATTTTCGACTCACCATACATTTTTTTTCAGAATTGTTGGGAGTGCTGGTCAGAATAAGACTATAATTTTTTTCTTATCTAAGCTGAAGATGATCAGATATTTTGGGAGTAATGGCCAGAATCAGAGTATTATTTTGCGTACTTTTTTCATTTTAGGCTAGCACACAAAAATTAAGAAGTATTACTAAGTTTGTTAGCAGCATCGTCTTCTCGGACTGATGTATTTTGAATAATTGCGAGTAGTTCGAACAGTTATATTAAACTGTTGTTTTAACTGCCCATGTAACTACAGCTCGGTGAAATAAATGACACATAAACTTACTGTTTTGTTTAATCGAGATTAATCCCCTCCATCTCATCTGTTTGATGGAGGGAATCTCGATTAAACAAAACACTAAGTTGATGTGTCATCTGTCAACTAGGTCATGCACTGGTTCAAGATGATGTTATGAAACCTTTCATTGGAACTGGAGTATTTAGGTGCACCACTTTATCTTTTCCCGCAGATCAGTTTAAGCTTCTGTTTACTATTCTTTTTTCTATAATGGAGCgatcccactagtggaaaacggggcaataggcccggtccatttgggcctttagacccggttcctgaaccgggaccaactaggcgggactaaagggggtaccctttagtcccggttcaa harbors:
- the LOC127321511 gene encoding uncharacterized protein isoform X2: MGKSMDKRKRLIRGAAVFVVWAAIVVAVRVLKRKRRPRISYGPMHERDRMRIEYLTSKIWHSDVTCINMLRFNRASFFRLCEIMRERNLLENTVHLCVEQQVAMFLHTIGHNLRNRVVSTNFGRSFSTTSIYFRQVLHAIGELRNEYIRPPSSETPEKIAGNPRFDPYFKDCIGAIDGTHVRASVVKDVEDSFRGRKPFPTQNVMAAVDFDLRFTYVLAGWEGTAHDANVLADALGRERGLQVPEGKYYLVDAGYGAKPGFIPPFRNVRYHLNEWGNNPVQNAEELFNLRHSSLRIAVERAFGSLKRRFKILDDAKPFFPFPVQVDIVVACCVLHNYALSQGIDEFILPEVTWTAQPIRSQTQQARDHRATVDHCNWKQGQSLVCWTNSMSTMMLGFLADLVASGKRTSSGFKQCHHNQCAQVLNEHFKLSLNHEQISNHLKKWRKIWGRLIQLKNLSGALWDEDTCTIRLSEEHYAGHCANNKPDIPFLNTPIEHYRAMETIFGSTTATGKYAKSGNDPLSIDLEDEGQQSELNTSPNMGESAGKAPPKKKAKLVHKEDDPLVTTLQDGFKMMAEALIKSGGDGDDVPDGLWDALDELKGFKDEHMAHYYAHLVERPKIAKAFMTLSKQNKLVWVSRFMEREFGMVYNLN
- the LOC127321511 gene encoding uncharacterized protein isoform X1 translates to MGKSMDKRKRLIRGAAVFVVWAAIVVAVRVLKRKRRPRISYGPMHERDRMRIEYLTSKIWHSDVTCINMLRFNRASFFRLCEIMRERNLLENTVHLCVEQQVAMFLHTIGHNLRNRVVSTNFGRSFSTTSIYFRQVLHAIGELRNEYIRPPSSETPEKIAGNPRFDPYFKDCIGAIDGTHVRASVVKDVEDSFRGRKPFPTQNVMAAVDFDLRFTYVLAGWEGTAHDANVLADALGRERGLQVPEGKYYLVDAGYGAKPGFIPPFRNVRYHLNEWGNNPVQNAEELFNLRHSSLRIAVERAFGSLKRRFKILDDAKPFFPFPVQVDIVVACCVLHNYALSQGIDEFILPEVTWTAQPIRSQTQQARDHRATVDRRQQIATQMWADRQIMYGH